One genomic segment of Belonocnema kinseyi isolate 2016_QV_RU_SX_M_011 chromosome 2, B_treatae_v1, whole genome shotgun sequence includes these proteins:
- the LOC117183097 gene encoding uncharacterized protein LOC117183097, whose protein sequence is MLSRVSNSLFCVGKGLFKSSYTCSCRIVQYETFSKKRSFCSKSIREKLRDNEAEKEESKHNPTYTVSQKYKVFKDEDSPVIFDVDEERHKINLAELNIEEEEFDPYAGINLTRGITGVYEIEDLIEVLKKDNAQDVFVVSVPPEYAYVDYLVIVSAKSARHMTALATFVRKVYKLKRHPGDVIPKIEGENSKDWVALDLGNIALHIFSKKTRQIFDLESLWAVGAKYDDHVNRRDPQSEVFEKYDAFLKGLQPADG, encoded by the exons ATGTTGAGTCGCGTttcaaattcgttattttgtgtCGGAAAAGGATTATTTAAATCTTCCTATACGTGTTCCTGTAGAATAGTGCAATatgaaacattttccaaaaagagGTCATTCTGCAGCAAGagtattcgtgaaaaattaaggGATAATGAAGCTGAAAAGGAGGAGTCGAAACATAACCCTACTTACACCGTAAGTCAAAAATACAAAGTGTTCAAAGACGAAGATTCACCGGTTATTTTTGACGTCGATGAAGAAAGACATAAAATAAATCTTGCTGAATTAAATATCGAGGAAGAAGAGTTCGATCCCTATGCTGGTATAAACCTAACAC GTGGTATAACTGGCGTATACGAAATCGAAGATCTGATTGAAGTCCTGAAAAAGGATAATGCCCAAGATGTCTTCGTAGTTTCTGTACCACCGGAATATGCATACGTAGACTACCTTGTCATAGTGTCAGCAAAGTCAGCCAGGCATATGACCGCCCTGGCTACTTTCGTACGTAAAGTCTACAAATTAAAAAGACATCCTGGAGACGTAATTCCCAAAATTGAGGGAGAGAATTCGAAAGATTGGGTCGCTTTAGATCTAG GAAATATCGCACTTCACATATTTTCTAAGAAAACCAGGCAAATTTTTGATTTGGAAAGTTTATGGGCAGTCGGTGCAAAGTACGATGACCACGTGAATAGGCGAGATCCACAATCGGAAGTATTCGAAAAATATGATGCTTTCTTGAAAGGATTACAACCAGCCGATGGTTaa